One genomic region from Gemmobacter aquarius encodes:
- the ppsR gene encoding transcriptional regulator PpsR, whose protein sequence is MTTDGRHLLHGGKLPLIAPDLLSEILATASDIALLVSPSRRIISVMVNPHHRSFGQLTDWEGGNLRDVLTDESNRKFEARLADPHAKRMPGLAIELNHADQAHWEFPVRYSIHRIGNDASLLMMGRDLRPVAEVQQQLVQAQLALERDYENQRELDTRYRVLMEVSRDPVVMVSMGTGRITDLNPAAALLLGGVRADLVGAAVAQEFEGRRRGEFLESMSNLAVAERNAPIELTARRSQKRVFVTPTVFRAAGERILLCQLDTAQAGGTATDELAANLSRLYHEGVDGIVFCDAEGNIRAANEAFLNLTDTANMAAIKGRSMADFLARGAVDLRVLIDNVKRTGQLRIYATRLTTDFMGQIAVEISATWLNDRPNPVLVLVVRDSSRADTMRRPPLGQHDDGVRNVMELVGSSTLKDIVAETTDVIEKMCIETALELTRNNRVAAAEMLSLSRQSLYVKLRKYGLINKGDE, encoded by the coding sequence GTGACAACTGACGGCAGACATCTTTTGCATGGCGGAAAGCTTCCGCTGATCGCGCCCGATCTCTTGAGCGAGATTCTGGCGACTGCGTCGGATATCGCGCTTCTGGTTTCGCCGTCGCGTCGGATCATCTCGGTGATGGTCAACCCGCATCATCGCAGCTTTGGCCAGTTGACCGATTGGGAAGGCGGCAATCTGCGCGATGTGCTGACCGACGAGAGCAACCGCAAGTTCGAGGCGCGTCTGGCCGATCCGCATGCCAAGCGGATGCCGGGGCTGGCGATCGAGCTGAACCATGCCGATCAGGCGCATTGGGAGTTTCCGGTGCGCTATTCGATCCATCGCATCGGCAACGACGCTTCCCTGTTGATGATGGGCCGCGACCTGCGCCCCGTGGCCGAGGTGCAGCAGCAGCTTGTGCAGGCGCAACTTGCGCTCGAGCGCGATTACGAGAATCAGCGCGAGCTGGACACGCGGTACCGCGTGCTGATGGAAGTGTCGCGCGATCCGGTGGTGATGGTGTCGATGGGCACGGGGCGGATCACCGATCTGAACCCTGCCGCAGCGCTTTTGCTGGGTGGCGTGCGGGCCGATCTGGTGGGTGCGGCCGTCGCGCAGGAATTCGAGGGGCGCAGGCGCGGCGAGTTTCTGGAAAGCATGTCGAACCTTGCCGTTGCCGAGCGCAACGCACCGATCGAATTGACCGCGCGTCGCTCGCAGAAGCGGGTTTTCGTCACACCCACTGTGTTTCGTGCGGCCGGCGAGCGGATCTTGCTGTGCCAGCTTGATACCGCGCAGGCGGGCGGCACGGCGACGGATGAATTGGCGGCCAACCTTTCGCGGCTTTATCACGAAGGTGTCGACGGGATCGTGTTCTGCGACGCCGAGGGCAATATCCGCGCCGCGAACGAGGCCTTCCTGAACCTGACCGACACGGCGAACATGGCCGCGATCAAGGGGCGGTCGATGGCCGATTTCCTTGCGCGCGGGGCGGTCGATCTGCGGGTGCTGATCGACAACGTCAAGCGCACTGGCCAGTTGCGGATCTATGCCACGCGGCTGACCACCGATTTCATGGGCCAGATCGCGGTCGAGATTTCCGCGACTTGGCTGAACGACCGCCCGAACCCCGTGCTGGTTCTGGTGGTGCGCGATTCCAGCCGTGCCGATACGATGCGCCGCCCGCCCCTGGGCCAGCATGACGATGGCGTGCGTAACGTGATGGAGTTGGTCGGGTCGTCGACGCTGAAGGATATCGTGGCCGAGACGACGGATGTGATCGAAAAGATGTGCATCGAGACGGCGCTGGAACTGACGCGCAACAACCGTGTCGCGGCGGCCGAGATGTTGTCGCTGTCGCGGCAGTCTCTTTACGTGAAGCTGCGGAAATACGGGCTGATCAACAAGGGCGACGAGTAA